The Sorangiineae bacterium MSr11367 genome window below encodes:
- the ybeY gene encoding rRNA maturation RNase YbeY: MTVRVVVECGPWKGVARREVERRATAMLGLLQLQESELSIVLTDDDHIHELNKVYRAKDKPTDVLAFAMREGEFSNLAGELLGDVIVSIETARRQAAARQVDALTEVTMLVAHGLLHLLGWDHDTPARDKAMRKETDRLCVAAAAVKYGPASGALGKKGPASGALGKNRAASGAGRRSTPSAKVSKARRPQRREPKG; this comes from the coding sequence ATGACCGTTAGAGTCGTGGTGGAGTGCGGGCCTTGGAAAGGTGTCGCGCGGCGGGAAGTGGAGCGCCGTGCGACGGCCATGCTCGGCCTTCTTCAATTGCAGGAGTCCGAGCTTTCTATCGTCTTAACAGACGACGATCACATTCACGAATTGAACAAAGTCTATCGCGCAAAAGACAAGCCGACGGACGTGTTGGCATTCGCGATGCGTGAGGGCGAGTTTTCCAACCTTGCCGGCGAGCTTCTCGGGGATGTCATCGTCAGCATCGAGACCGCGAGAAGACAGGCCGCCGCGCGCCAAGTCGATGCCCTCACCGAGGTGACGATGTTGGTGGCACATGGGCTCTTGCACCTTCTGGGGTGGGACCACGACACCCCAGCCCGCGACAAGGCCATGCGAAAAGAAACGGATCGGCTTTGCGTGGCGGCGGCCGCTGTCAAGTACGGCCCCGCAAGCGGGGCCTTGGGCAAGAAGGGCCCTGCGAGCGGGGCCTTGGGCAAGAACCGCGCTGCAAGCGGGGCCGGACGCCGATCGACTCCGTCCGCCAAAGTCTCCAAGGCCCGCCGCCCTCAAAGGAGAGAGCCAAAGGGTTGA
- the fsa gene encoding fructose-6-phosphate aldolase has protein sequence MKLFIDSADLSEIKEIASMGILDGCTTNPSLLAKVGRKIETAIPEICEIVDGPVSAEVVSVNYEEILTEGRVLAKLHKNVVVKVPLISEGLKAVKTFTKEGIKTNVTLCFSATQALLAAKAGATYISPFLGRIDDTSHEGMELIEQIVTIYQNYDLPTQVLAASIRSPYHVTQAAIVGSHCATIPGNILKQLIKHPLTDIGLEKFLADAKKSAATAK, from the coding sequence ATGAAGCTCTTTATCGACAGCGCCGACCTGAGCGAGATCAAAGAAATTGCCTCGATGGGCATTTTGGACGGCTGCACGACCAATCCCAGCCTGCTCGCCAAAGTGGGGCGCAAGATCGAGACCGCCATCCCTGAAATCTGCGAGATCGTCGACGGTCCGGTTTCGGCGGAAGTCGTATCCGTCAACTACGAGGAGATCCTCACCGAGGGTCGCGTCCTCGCCAAGTTGCACAAGAACGTCGTCGTGAAGGTGCCGCTCATCTCCGAAGGCCTCAAGGCGGTGAAGACGTTCACCAAAGAAGGCATCAAGACCAACGTCACCCTGTGTTTCAGCGCCACGCAGGCCCTTCTCGCGGCCAAAGCCGGCGCCACGTACATCTCGCCGTTCCTCGGCCGCATCGACGACACGTCGCACGAGGGGATGGAACTCATCGAGCAGATCGTCACCATTTATCAAAATTACGATCTGCCCACCCAGGTGCTCGCGGCGAGCATTCGCAGCCCGTACCACGTGACGCAGGCCGCCATCGTGGGCTCTCATTGCGCCACGATTCCCGGTAACATTTTGAAGCAACTCATCAAGCATCCGCTCACGGATATTGGACTCGAGAAGTTCCTCGCCGATGCAAAGAAATCGGCCGCCACGGCCAAATAG
- a CDS encoding glycosyltransferase family 2 protein, translated as MKACVIIPAYDAAASLASVLEELKRELPEIPPDRLIVVDDGSRDGTVTVAREAGVRVVSHAKNLGKGAALSTGLREARDLGCAVALTVDADGQHPASSARAVLEGGAGPHALVLGVRDLVRSGAPRANRFSNGISNFFLSRFAGRTLSDTQCGLRRYPVEETLALGPRSTGYAFEAEIILLFCAVRADVIEIPIDVVYPPEDERVTHFDSVRDPARIIGVVLRTVFATRLRSLRRFTAYTT; from the coding sequence ATGAAGGCTTGCGTCATCATTCCCGCGTACGACGCGGCCGCGAGTTTGGCGTCGGTCCTCGAAGAGCTCAAGAGGGAATTGCCTGAAATTCCCCCGGATCGGCTCATTGTGGTCGACGACGGTTCGCGTGACGGGACGGTGACCGTGGCCCGCGAGGCTGGGGTTCGGGTCGTTTCCCATGCGAAAAATCTCGGGAAAGGCGCTGCTCTATCGACCGGATTGCGCGAGGCACGTGATTTGGGGTGCGCCGTCGCGCTCACCGTAGATGCCGATGGGCAGCATCCGGCGTCCTCGGCACGCGCGGTGCTCGAAGGCGGGGCGGGGCCGCATGCGCTCGTGCTCGGCGTGCGCGATCTGGTGCGCTCGGGTGCGCCTCGCGCCAATCGGTTTTCCAACGGGATTTCCAATTTTTTCCTGTCGCGGTTCGCAGGGAGGACGTTGTCGGACACGCAGTGCGGGCTGCGCCGTTACCCGGTCGAGGAAACGCTCGCGCTTGGTCCGCGTTCCACGGGATACGCGTTCGAGGCGGAGATCATTTTGCTCTTCTGCGCGGTGCGTGCCGACGTCATCGAGATCCCCATCGACGTGGTGTACCCGCCCGAAGATGAGCGCGTCACCCACTTCGACAGCGTGCGCGACCCGGCGCGGATCATCGGCGTGGTGCTGCGCACGGTGTTTGCGACCCGGCTGCGGTCGTTGCGGCGCTTCACGGCTTACACTACGTGA
- a CDS encoding C45 family peptidase, which yields MWRRHKKKLMALGVLLLAAPIGHGLVRWTTGIAPPAGVTTTTAAETVREENGIRRVGKAYARVRAGVREVYLEGDAETIGRDHARLLRDRMMSNELTLWDDFERAVPFAPARALLMDLGRIRYRHVDRGVPEARLRELAAEAAAFEPEPLSGTMPTYHRLLFLHALYDIALSFEHSPLIGCSSVALGPSRTENGHALMARAFDFEAGDVFDRDKAVYFVRSPGAIPFASVAWPGLIGVMSGMNLEGVSIVVHGGRAREPRTSGIPVVFSLREVLERAHDTDEAVAILREQSVMVSHIVMVTDARGHAVVVERAPGEPATLREGTEPDRLALTNHFEGPLKDDRRDRQVREGTSTLARRSRLDEMLTEVGPASGSVPRMVSMLRDHRCAANVAGACELGDRRSIDALIATHGIVADATDRVLWVSEGPHLSGRFVRFDLRAIFGEGHDPARDPEPETLPADPILQDGRYEAGRAHAGGWHVKGDGR from the coding sequence ATGTGGCGGCGCCATAAGAAGAAGCTGATGGCCCTGGGGGTGCTGCTTTTGGCGGCGCCCATCGGGCACGGGCTCGTGCGCTGGACGACCGGGATCGCGCCGCCGGCCGGCGTGACGACGACGACCGCCGCCGAGACGGTGCGCGAGGAGAATGGGATCCGGCGCGTCGGCAAGGCGTATGCACGGGTGCGCGCCGGCGTGCGCGAGGTGTACCTCGAAGGCGACGCGGAGACCATCGGGCGCGATCATGCGCGGCTGCTTCGCGATCGCATGATGAGCAACGAGCTCACGCTCTGGGACGACTTCGAGCGGGCGGTGCCGTTCGCACCCGCGCGCGCGCTGCTGATGGACCTCGGGCGGATTCGCTACCGGCATGTCGATCGCGGCGTACCGGAGGCGCGGCTCCGTGAGCTGGCGGCGGAGGCGGCGGCGTTCGAGCCGGAGCCTCTATCAGGCACGATGCCGACGTACCATCGCCTGCTCTTCTTGCACGCGCTCTACGACATCGCTTTGAGCTTCGAGCATTCGCCGCTCATCGGTTGTTCGAGCGTGGCGCTCGGTCCGAGCCGCACGGAAAATGGGCACGCTCTGATGGCGCGCGCCTTCGACTTCGAGGCGGGCGACGTCTTCGATCGCGACAAGGCCGTGTACTTCGTGCGCAGCCCCGGTGCGATTCCATTCGCCAGCGTGGCTTGGCCGGGGCTCATCGGCGTGATGAGCGGGATGAACCTGGAAGGCGTCTCCATCGTGGTGCACGGCGGCCGCGCACGCGAACCGCGCACCTCGGGCATTCCCGTGGTGTTTTCGCTGCGCGAGGTGCTCGAGCGCGCGCACGACACCGACGAGGCGGTGGCGATCCTGCGCGAGCAGTCGGTCATGGTGTCGCACATCGTGATGGTCACCGACGCGCGCGGTCACGCTGTCGTGGTGGAGCGCGCGCCGGGCGAGCCTGCGACGTTGCGCGAAGGAACCGAGCCCGATCGGCTGGCGCTGACGAACCATTTCGAGGGCCCGCTGAAGGACGATCGACGCGATCGACAGGTGCGCGAGGGCACCTCGACCCTCGCGCGCCGCTCGCGCTTGGACGAGATGCTCACCGAGGTGGGGCCCGCCTCGGGCAGCGTCCCGCGCATGGTGAGCATGCTGCGCGATCACCGCTGCGCGGCCAATGTGGCAGGCGCCTGCGAGCTCGGCGATCGGCGCTCGATCGACGCGCTCATTGCGACGCATGGCATCGTGGCCGACGCAACGGATCGCGTGCTCTGGGTCAGCGAAGGGCCGCACCTCTCGGGACGCTTCGTGCGCTTCGATCTGCGGGCCATCTTTGGCGAAGGGCACGATCCCGCGCGCGATCCGGAGCCGGAGACGCTGCCGGCCGACCCCATTTTGCAGGACGGACGCTACGAAGCGGGACGGGCGCACGCTGGGGGGTGGCACGTGAAAGGAGACGGTCGATGA
- a CDS encoding outer membrane lipoprotein carrier protein LolA: protein MTVWSRRRFLVGIGAASLAVHHANVALAADDVDAALAEVARARASLKTLVGPFTQERTIGLMSAKVKSTGTLTLVRPERLRWELAAPDSVVYWVGPEGVAYQSAHGRGRMPVTQGKLAVALEDIRTLLGGDLAQLKQRYELRVVSRNDEGISFEATPRTTAAPAGTAQSGKLDKILFSLDRERVRPTRATLVEGPRDRTEITFGTLERDVAVDAAKVRAPF from the coding sequence ATGACAGTGTGGTCGCGAAGGCGGTTTCTGGTCGGCATCGGCGCGGCCTCGCTGGCCGTGCACCACGCGAACGTGGCCCTCGCGGCGGACGACGTGGACGCAGCGCTGGCCGAGGTGGCACGCGCGCGGGCGTCGCTCAAGACGCTCGTGGGGCCGTTCACGCAGGAGCGCACCATCGGCCTCATGTCGGCCAAGGTCAAGTCGACGGGGACGCTCACCTTGGTGCGTCCCGAGCGATTGCGCTGGGAGCTCGCCGCGCCCGACTCGGTGGTCTATTGGGTCGGGCCGGAGGGCGTCGCGTACCAGAGCGCGCACGGACGCGGGCGCATGCCGGTCACGCAGGGCAAGCTCGCCGTTGCGTTGGAGGACATTCGTACCTTGCTCGGAGGCGATCTGGCGCAGCTGAAACAGCGCTATGAGCTGCGTGTCGTCTCGCGCAACGACGAGGGCATCTCGTTCGAAGCGACGCCGCGCACCACGGCGGCACCTGCGGGCACCGCGCAGAGCGGCAAGCTCGATAAAATTCTCTTCTCACTCGACCGCGAGCGCGTGCGGCCAACGCGCGCCACGCTCGTCGAAGGACCGCGTGATCGCACGGAAATCACCTTCGGAACGCTCGAGCGCGACGTGGCCGTGGATGCCGCCAAGGTTCGGGCTCCGTTCTAG
- a CDS encoding GNAT family N-acetyltransferase: protein MLAVPPRVELRLRPLETRRLYLVPIDSSDAHDLWYAVDSSRRELEPWLPWVPFNVDPDASFRYADASALDWDNARACRFGIRDRASRKFLGVVGLESFAHLHQSVELGYWLRSDVTGRGCMTEAAGMLLTWAFRELKAHRVRVAAATDNHASLAVIRRLGFRFEGIAREAERCHGRWLDHAVFALLSSDKRP, encoded by the coding sequence ATGTTGGCCGTTCCTCCGCGTGTCGAGCTCCGTCTTCGCCCACTGGAAACTCGTCGGCTCTATCTGGTGCCGATCGACTCGTCGGACGCCCACGATCTCTGGTACGCGGTCGACTCGTCGCGTCGTGAGCTCGAGCCGTGGCTTCCGTGGGTGCCCTTCAACGTCGATCCGGACGCGAGCTTCCGCTACGCCGACGCGAGCGCGCTCGACTGGGACAACGCCCGCGCGTGCCGCTTCGGCATCCGCGATCGGGCGTCCCGGAAGTTTCTCGGCGTGGTGGGGCTCGAGTCCTTCGCGCACCTGCACCAGAGCGTTGAGCTCGGTTATTGGCTGCGCAGCGACGTCACCGGCCGCGGCTGCATGACAGAGGCCGCGGGCATGCTGCTCACGTGGGCGTTCCGCGAGCTGAAAGCCCACCGGGTGCGCGTGGCCGCAGCCACGGACAACCACGCCTCACTGGCCGTGATCCGCCGCCTTGGCTTTCGCTTCGAGGGCATCGCCCGCGAAGCCGAGCGATGCCACGGCCGCTGGCTCGATCACGCCGTCTTCGCGCTCCTGTCGTCCGACAAGCGCCCCTGA
- a CDS encoding polymer-forming cytoskeletal protein encodes MIDKSSSAASAPGTAAVKQTLVEEGTTFKGSLTSNCPIVVKGRIEGDVAAPSLNVSTSGSVSGSVKVTDLRSAGELSGDFESETVQLSGVIKDNTRLRAKSLEVRLAVPNGKMQVVFGECTLDVGEPLTKEEVIKAAAAPPVEAKPVEPAPEAKADDKKGGKDKDKDGGKGGGGDTKPSVHPKDGKEEGANGAAADATK; translated from the coding sequence ATGATCGATAAGAGCAGCAGTGCAGCAAGCGCACCGGGAACCGCAGCGGTGAAGCAGACCCTCGTCGAAGAGGGAACGACGTTCAAAGGCTCTCTGACTTCGAACTGCCCCATCGTGGTCAAAGGCCGAATCGAAGGAGACGTGGCCGCGCCGTCGCTCAACGTGAGCACGTCGGGCTCGGTGAGCGGCAGCGTGAAGGTGACCGACCTTCGTTCGGCGGGCGAACTTTCGGGCGATTTCGAGTCCGAGACGGTGCAACTCTCGGGCGTCATCAAAGACAACACGCGCCTTCGCGCGAAGTCCCTCGAGGTGCGCCTCGCGGTGCCCAACGGCAAGATGCAGGTCGTCTTCGGCGAGTGCACCCTCGATGTGGGCGAGCCCCTGACCAAAGAAGAAGTCATCAAGGCCGCCGCCGCGCCGCCCGTCGAAGCAAAGCCCGTCGAGCCCGCCCCCGAGGCCAAGGCCGACGACAAGAAGGGCGGCAAGGACAAAGACAAGGACGGCGGCAAGGGAGGCGGCGGCGACACCAAGCCTTCCGTCCACCCCAAAGACGGCAAAGAAGAAGGCGCCAACGGCGCCGCCGCCGACGCGACCAAGTAG
- a CDS encoding pentapeptide repeat-containing protein, giving the protein MSQHMPEFTPDVILSKIKRGERLERADLRGVNLARAPLEGANLRRCDLEGSNLEGAKLSRANLKNASLREAYLVSADLREANLDNADLEGANLEGAILAGANLSRANLEGANLVGADLTGAKFSYAQLDSANLGCADLSGAVLSHADLVEAYLGAAKLLVADLSNANLRSANLEEADFTDARLNDAELVSVNARAAKFVGASLLKVNLSNANLTDSDLDKADARHANLTGATLDGANVNGLKVGGLSGTGKPLKNLRGEWIDVTIPGDGSTRASASQMGGILAGEVPTLVAPSQLPAQQAAPGGRLPAKRYFGRGDTFRNASLEFDEGATVEIESLFEQCSITLGNGVELVIGKSGILAGCQINGFGKIVINGHYYERSAPGIVGPREVIVSAGGTLVGAVEQAPDDGTRFAFEPGSKLRMKISKAGSNGKGASGAGQGKAGQTSKSGRT; this is encoded by the coding sequence ATGAGCCAACACATGCCGGAATTCACACCTGACGTCATCCTCAGCAAGATCAAGCGCGGCGAGAGGCTCGAGCGGGCCGACTTGCGCGGCGTGAACCTCGCGCGCGCACCGCTCGAAGGAGCGAATCTCCGACGTTGCGATCTCGAAGGATCGAACCTCGAAGGTGCGAAGCTATCCCGCGCCAACTTGAAGAACGCCAGCTTGCGCGAGGCGTATCTGGTGAGCGCCGATCTTCGCGAAGCAAACCTCGACAACGCCGACCTGGAGGGCGCGAACCTCGAAGGCGCCATCCTCGCCGGCGCGAATTTGAGCCGCGCGAACCTCGAAGGCGCCAACTTGGTCGGCGCCGACCTCACGGGCGCGAAATTCAGCTACGCGCAGCTCGACTCGGCGAACCTCGGGTGCGCCGATTTGAGCGGTGCGGTGCTCTCCCACGCCGACTTGGTGGAAGCCTACCTCGGCGCGGCGAAGCTCCTCGTGGCCGATCTGTCGAACGCGAACCTTCGCTCGGCGAACCTCGAGGAGGCCGACTTCACCGACGCGCGTTTGAACGACGCGGAGCTGGTGAGCGTCAACGCGCGCGCGGCGAAGTTCGTCGGCGCTTCGCTTCTCAAAGTGAATCTGTCCAACGCGAACCTGACCGATTCCGATCTGGACAAGGCGGACGCCCGGCACGCGAACCTCACGGGTGCGACGCTCGACGGCGCGAACGTGAACGGCCTCAAGGTAGGTGGCCTGTCCGGCACGGGCAAGCCGCTGAAGAACCTGCGCGGCGAGTGGATCGACGTGACCATCCCGGGCGATGGTTCGACGCGGGCGAGCGCCTCGCAGATGGGCGGCATCCTCGCCGGCGAAGTGCCGACCTTGGTGGCACCGTCGCAGCTGCCTGCGCAGCAGGCCGCGCCGGGAGGGCGGTTGCCGGCGAAGCGCTACTTCGGCCGCGGCGACACGTTCCGCAATGCGAGCCTCGAGTTCGACGAGGGCGCGACGGTGGAGATCGAGAGCCTGTTCGAACAGTGCTCGATCACCCTGGGCAACGGCGTCGAACTGGTGATCGGCAAATCGGGCATCTTGGCCGGTTGCCAGATCAATGGGTTTGGCAAGATCGTCATCAACGGCCACTACTACGAGCGCTCGGCTCCGGGCATCGTGGGGCCGCGTGAGGTGATTGTAAGCGCCGGCGGCACCCTGGTGGGCGCCGTCGAGCAAGCGCCCGACGACGGGACACGCTTCGCGTTCGAGCCTGGCTCCAAGCTTCGCATGAAGATCAGCAAGGCGGGGTCGAACGGGAAGGGCGCATCTGGCGCAGGACAAGGTAAGGCGGGGCAAACGTCGAAGAGTGGGAGGACCTGA
- a CDS encoding helix-hairpin-helix domain-containing protein, whose product MDAPAAPPPSPVAPSTVNIPAASLAAAAPPRNAVRPAPVPATPIIAIPGARVPDGVVGPAPVTSRMGGSPSTPPALDPNAPLAQPDSASVSPFTTLDLGGSFSMQSEFPPSLVSTSQVDPGDVRGLFGELAAQHMQPVRDFMLELTSQPADTSWLEICEPAIRSLRRSAEGMELPDLANALDGYVASLAAAINAGGKVIEGQVREAVLAAYSGLVTVLPEAFTLPEKSSGAQREALIVHAVLRQVPGVTRQAIDKLYGAGLTSLDTLYAAKAEDLSAAAGISREVAERIVAKATAFRTERDRGRDVEREELAFTTALLRKLHEEYERATEEWADSASGSRKRHVRQARAEALLKVEIILARWGAVKLVQELDKQSFERKLEIIERYVKEEAAKIR is encoded by the coding sequence ATGGACGCTCCAGCAGCTCCACCGCCGTCGCCCGTAGCTCCTTCCACGGTCAACATCCCCGCAGCCTCGCTGGCCGCAGCGGCCCCGCCGCGCAATGCGGTGCGACCTGCGCCCGTCCCTGCAACCCCCATCATCGCCATCCCCGGCGCCCGAGTGCCCGACGGCGTCGTGGGGCCGGCACCCGTTACGTCGCGCATGGGAGGGTCGCCGTCGACACCGCCGGCACTCGATCCCAATGCGCCCCTGGCGCAGCCGGATTCGGCCAGCGTCTCGCCCTTCACGACGCTGGACTTGGGAGGTTCATTTTCGATGCAGAGTGAGTTCCCACCTTCGCTGGTCTCGACCAGCCAGGTCGATCCGGGCGATGTTCGCGGTCTCTTCGGAGAGCTGGCAGCGCAACACATGCAGCCGGTTCGCGATTTCATGTTGGAGCTCACCTCCCAACCCGCCGACACCTCGTGGCTCGAGATCTGTGAGCCGGCGATCCGTTCGCTCCGTCGTTCGGCGGAAGGCATGGAGTTGCCCGATCTGGCGAACGCGCTCGATGGCTACGTGGCATCGCTTGCGGCGGCGATCAACGCCGGTGGGAAGGTGATCGAGGGCCAGGTGCGCGAAGCGGTGCTCGCCGCCTATTCCGGTTTGGTCACGGTCCTTCCGGAAGCCTTCACGTTGCCCGAGAAGTCCTCGGGTGCGCAGCGCGAGGCGCTCATCGTGCACGCGGTGTTGCGCCAGGTGCCCGGCGTCACGCGGCAGGCCATCGACAAATTGTACGGCGCAGGTCTGACTTCGTTGGATACGCTGTATGCGGCCAAGGCCGAAGATTTGAGCGCAGCCGCCGGCATTTCGCGTGAGGTGGCCGAGCGCATCGTGGCCAAGGCGACCGCGTTTCGCACGGAGCGCGACCGCGGCCGCGATGTCGAACGCGAAGAGCTTGCATTTACGACGGCGCTCCTGCGAAAACTGCATGAGGAATACGAACGCGCCACGGAAGAATGGGCGGATTCGGCATCGGGCTCGCGCAAGCGTCACGTGCGGCAGGCACGGGCCGAGGCGCTTCTCAAAGTCGAAATCATTCTTGCACGTTGGGGCGCGGTCAAACTCGTTCAGGAACTCGACAAGCAATCGTTTGAACGCAAGCTCGAAATAATCGAACGCTACGTGAAAGAAGAAGCCGCGAAGATTCGCTGA
- a CDS encoding helical backbone metal receptor, translating into MLKIRDDRQRELLFGSAPKRVVSLVPSDTLTVAELGCEGSLVGRTDYCELPENVVAKVPSIGGTKNPRLDDIADLSPDLVIANQEENTKSDLEKLAQRGIRVYIAFPMRVADGIAHMARLARIFKVDRDPKVRALCKEAYENVREAEALRTEGHRRERAALRTFCPIWMKPLMTIHGSTFISDMLLLAGADNVFADRERKYPLAADLGRGEPLDASATFGRDVRYPRVTMDEVEARAPELILLPDEPHPFSEEDADVFRATKTPAAERGAVVRTGGKDLCWYGARSVTALPRLRTLVDMHRPLSV; encoded by the coding sequence ATGCTCAAAATTCGAGACGACCGCCAGCGTGAGCTATTGTTCGGAAGCGCTCCGAAACGCGTCGTATCGCTCGTGCCGAGCGATACCTTGACCGTAGCCGAGCTCGGATGTGAAGGCTCCCTCGTGGGCCGCACCGACTATTGCGAACTGCCCGAAAACGTGGTTGCGAAGGTGCCCAGCATCGGCGGCACGAAGAACCCGCGCCTGGACGATATTGCGGATTTGTCTCCCGATCTCGTAATTGCCAATCAGGAAGAAAATACGAAAAGCGATTTGGAGAAGCTCGCCCAACGCGGTATTCGCGTTTACATCGCTTTCCCCATGCGCGTCGCCGACGGCATCGCGCACATGGCCAGGCTCGCGCGCATCTTCAAGGTGGACCGCGACCCGAAGGTGCGTGCACTTTGCAAAGAAGCTTACGAGAACGTGCGCGAGGCGGAGGCTCTCCGAACGGAGGGTCATCGAAGGGAGAGGGCCGCGCTGCGGACGTTCTGTCCGATCTGGATGAAGCCACTGATGACCATTCACGGGAGCACGTTCATCAGCGACATGCTCCTGCTGGCGGGTGCAGACAACGTGTTCGCCGATCGCGAGCGAAAGTATCCGCTCGCTGCGGATCTCGGGCGCGGAGAGCCACTCGATGCGAGCGCCACGTTCGGGCGCGACGTGCGCTACCCGCGGGTGACCATGGACGAAGTGGAGGCGCGCGCACCGGAGCTGATCCTGCTTCCGGACGAGCCGCATCCTTTTTCGGAGGAAGACGCCGATGTCTTCCGTGCAACGAAAACGCCCGCTGCCGAGCGCGGCGCTGTGGTGCGCACGGGCGGTAAGGACCTGTGTTGGTATGGTGCGCGAAGCGTGACGGCTCTGCCCCGTCTTCGCACCCTCGTCGACATGCATCGACCTTTGTCCGTGTAG
- a CDS encoding phosphatase PAP2 family protein, which translates to MTVGSAVVNEYWKPATSANSRGGWLFDNAVRDAMRGRTAGAQNWFIDAGDILYKSAVLLPYIIDVYVVALGIHQSADVAIEMTLINLQSLGTTGVVTLSVERGSGRARPYTDQCQPDGTTRDGSGRTLANGCGNDGDFQSFYSGHAAAVATMAGLTCVHHQHLPLYGGGVADLVPCLLMMGAAAGTGVSRVVADRHWSTDVLMGWGVGALSGYVLPSLLHYGFGGGRALGEIRTAGMHMVPVPQVYTGGAGMGFAGVF; encoded by the coding sequence ATGACCGTCGGTTCCGCCGTGGTCAACGAATATTGGAAACCGGCCACGTCGGCGAACTCGCGCGGCGGTTGGCTCTTCGATAACGCCGTCCGTGATGCGATGCGCGGCCGCACCGCCGGGGCGCAGAACTGGTTCATCGATGCCGGCGACATCCTGTACAAAAGCGCCGTCCTGTTGCCCTACATCATTGATGTGTACGTCGTCGCGCTCGGCATTCACCAGAGCGCGGACGTGGCCATCGAGATGACGCTCATCAACTTGCAGTCGCTGGGCACCACCGGCGTGGTCACCCTGTCGGTCGAACGTGGCTCGGGGCGTGCGCGACCTTACACGGATCAGTGCCAACCGGATGGGACCACCCGCGACGGGTCGGGCCGCACGTTGGCCAATGGCTGCGGAAACGATGGCGACTTCCAAAGCTTCTACAGCGGACACGCCGCCGCGGTGGCCACGATGGCGGGCCTCACGTGCGTGCACCATCAGCACCTGCCGCTGTACGGCGGGGGAGTCGCAGACTTGGTGCCGTGCCTGCTCATGATGGGGGCGGCTGCCGGAACGGGTGTTTCGCGCGTCGTGGCCGATCGGCATTGGTCGACCGACGTGCTCATGGGATGGGGCGTGGGAGCCCTCTCCGGTTACGTGCTTCCTTCTCTTCTTCACTACGGATTCGGCGGCGGTCGGGCGCTGGGCGAGATCCGCACGGCAGGCATGCACATGGTTCCAGTGCCCCAGGTTTACACGGGCGGTGCGGGCATGGGCTTCGCGGGAGTGTTCTGA